Genomic window (Calonectris borealis chromosome 18, bCalBor7.hap1.2, whole genome shotgun sequence):
ACACTGGAATATCCTCAACTTctaaaaaaaggaacatttctcaGTTCAAGAATTCAGAAGCAGCCCAGCATATCCTACAAAACCCACAGGAACTGAGGCCGCATTTTAGTAAAACGGCTGGAGGAACTCACCTTCATTTGTACAGTTTTGCAACAATGTCAGCAGCTGTCTTCTGTTATACTGAATTAGAAATTTCTGACATGTTCTTACAGTACCTGTGGGAGTCACAAGAACAATATGTAACAATCTACAAAACCAAGTGTTTCAGAGCTCTAGTGTATTTTCTGAAGATCACTGTATCAAGTGACAAATGCCCCAGGCAACAGCTTTATTAATGCAAGTGCTAAGAAGTGGCTGTAGACTTCGTTTCCCCACTGTTGAGGTTAAGTGGTGGAATAATAATTTCTAACGTGTAGTGCCCATTATTTGCCCCAAGTGGTTAATTTTCAGGACATGGATGATACtatactttgaaaatatattttaaaaagaaaataatgtaatataGTATTtgctgctctggttttgtgttaAATGTAATGCAGATTCAAGCAGAATTGACGAGGGTTTCGACAAAGAACGGCTGGTGCCCGTTTCGTAGTCAGCTCTGCCAGAAGCTGCTAGGTTAGCGGCGCATGAGGCGGGCCTGCCGCACCCCAGCAGTCAGACGGGGCTCGTCCACCGCACCGCGGCGGGCCTGGCAGGTACGATTGAGCtccgcgtcccccccgccccaggcaccggcggctccgcgcccggccCCCGGCAGCTCCGGCAGCGGCTGACCTCCGACGTGCAGGGTGTTGAGGAAGCAGGGGTGCCGCTGGTTCCGGCTCTCCAGCTGCCTCACGAAGGGGAGCGCGGAGCAGAGCAGCCTGTACGAGTCCTTGCGGCACCGCAGCAGCACCGTCCCGGTGTAGGCGTTCAGGTACTTCACTGCGGGGGCACACGCGCACCGGTGAGCCCggagccccgcgccccggccctgccggaggagccccctcgccccccgcagCGCCTCCCGCCGGCACCTGTGAAGGAGATGGAGCAGCAGGCCAGGCCGTAGTCCCCGTGCACCCGCCCGATGGCGTCCCTGACGGCGAGGCCCACCGCGCGGTCCTCGATGCACTGCCGGCACCGCGGGTCCTCCGAGACCACCTCGCACAGCACGTACCTGCGGGAGAGCGCGGCGTcggcgggacggggccggggcgggcgcgggcgcggacGCGGACACGGACCCGCGGCGGCGCCTCCCGCCTCACCTGTTCTTGAAGCGaaccatggcggcggcggcggcgcccgatCCGGACGGACGCTGCGCCTAGCCAATGGGCGAGGCGCCTCCGCGCACTGCAGCCAATCGTCGTCGCGCAGGGGCGGGGACAGAGGAAGGACTTCCCGGCCCCAACCGCCAGCGTGGTCTTGCCTTCCTCCACCAGCCTGCTGCGGGGCGTGCGCATGcgcgctgcctccccccccgcgaCCCGCCGGCGGGTCTGCCGGGGCGGCCCGCGCGACCACCCCTCCGCCTCCCCGCACCCTCCGCGCGGGGGCGCGCGCGCCTCGCGGCTGAGGGGGCGG
Coding sequences:
- the POP5 gene encoding ribonuclease P/MRP protein subunit POP5, giving the protein MVRFKNRYVLCEVVSEDPRCRQCIEDRAVGLAVRDAIGRVHGDYGLACCSISFTVKYLNAYTGTVLLRCRKDSYRLLCSALPFVRQLESRNQRHPCFLNTLHVGGTVRTCQKFLIQYNRRQLLTLLQNCTNEEERRCVQKSLLSCSLTEEQSQSGDEEDDDGTETD